One Carassius auratus strain Wakin chromosome 4, ASM336829v1, whole genome shotgun sequence DNA segment encodes these proteins:
- the LOC113065561 gene encoding coatomer subunit gamma-2 gives MIKKFDKKDEESGSGSNPFQHLEKSAVLQEARIFNETPINPRRCLHILTKIIYLLNQGEHFGTTEATEAFFAMTRLFQSNDQTLRRMCYLTIKEMANISEDVIIVTSSLTKDMTGKEDVYRGPAIRALCRITDTTMLQAIERYMKQAIVDKVPSVSSSALVSSLHMVKMSFDVVKRWVNEAQEAASSDNIMVQYHALGLLYHLRKNDRLAVTKMLNKFTKSGLKSPFAYCMMIRIASKLLEETEGGHDSPLFDFIESCLRNKHEMVVYEAASAIVHMPNCTARELAPAVSVLQLFCSSPKAALRYAAVRTLNKVAMKHPSAVTACNLDLENLITDSNRSIATLAITTLLKTGSESSVDRLMKQISSFVSEISDEFKVVVVQAISALCQKYPRKHSVMMNFLSNMLRDDGGFEYKRAIVDCIISIIEENPESKETGLAHLCEFIEDCEHTVLATKILHLLGKEGPRTPTPSKYIRFIFNRVVLESEAVRAAAVSALAKFGAQNDDLLPSVLVLMKRCMMDSDDEVRDRATFYMNVLQQKQKALNAAYIFNGLSVSVPGLEKSLHQYTLEPSEKPFDMKTVPLATAPITEQKTEIAPVATSKLPEKLAPCRQDIYQEQLAAIPEFQALGPLFKSSEPVQLTEAETEYVVRCIKHAFTNHMIFQFDCTNTLNDQLLQRVLVQMEPSEAYEVLNYVPAPSLPYSQPGSCYSLVRLPEDDPTAVSCTFSCTMKYLVRDCDPNTGEPDDDGYDDEYVLEDLEVTVADHIQKVLKPNFGAAWDEIGDDNEKEETFALATVRTLDEAVNNIISFLGMQPCERSDKVPENKNSHVLFLAGVFRGGHDVLVRARLALADGVTMQVTVRSTDENVVDVILASVG, from the exons ATGATCAAGAAATTTGACAAGAAGGATGAGGAGTCTG gaAGTGGCTCAAACCCCTTTCAGCATCTGGAAAAGAGTGCTGTACTGCAGGAG GCTCGGATTTTCAACGAGACACCTATCAATCCGAGAAGATGTCTGCATATCCTCACGAAGATCATCTACTTGCTTAACCAG GGTGAGCACTTTGGAACCACAGAGGCCACTGAAGCTTTCTTTGCCATGACAAGACTGTTCCAGTCTAATGAT CAAACCCTGAGAAGAATGTGCTACCTGACTATAAAGGAGATGGCCAACATCTCAGAGGATGTGATCATCGTTACAAGCAG CTTGACAAAAGACATGACTGGTAAAGAGGATGTTTACAGAGGACCAGCAATCAGAGCTCTCTGCAGGATCACTGAT ACCACCATGCTGCAGGCGATTGAACGATACATGAAACAGGCCATCGTGGACAAAGTCCCCAGCGTCTCCAGCTCTGCTCTGGTCTCCTCACTG CACATGGTGAAGATGAGCTTTGATGTGGTAAAACGCTGGGTCAATGAAGCTCAGGAGGCGGCTTCAAGTGACAACATCATGGTGCAG TACCATGCTCTGGGTCTTCTGTACCACCTGAGGAAGAATGACCGTCTGGCTGTGACTAAGATGCTTAACAAATTCACCAAATCTGGCCTCAAATCTCCATTTGCTTACTGCATGATGATTCGCATTGCCAGTAAGCTGCTGGAGGAGACAGAAGGAGG GCACGATAGCCCGCTGTTTGATTTCATTGAGAGTTGCTTGAGGAATAAACATGAAATGGTGGTTTATGAAGCAGCCTCTGCCATCGTCCATATGCCCAATTGTACTGCTCGTGAGCTGGCTCCTGCTGTTTCTG TTCTCCAGCTGTTTTGCAGCTCTCCCAAAGCAGCCCTGCGTTATGCAGCTGTACGGACACTTAATAAG GTGGCAATGAAGCACCCATCAGCGGTGACCGCATGCAACCTGGACCTGGAGAACCTGATCACTGACTCCAACCGCAGCATCGCCACCCTGGCCATCACCACCCTGCTGAAGACCGGCAGCGAGAGCAGCGTGGACCGCCTCATGAAGCAGATCTCTTCCTTCGTCTCGGAGATCTCGGACGAGTTCAAG GTGGTTGTGGTCCAGGCCATTAGTGCCCTGTGCCAGAAGTATCCCAGAAAGCACAGCGTGATGATGAACTTCCTTTCTAACATGTTGAGAGATGAT gGTGGCTTTGAGTACAAGAGAGCCATTGTGGATTGTATCATCAGCATCATAGAGGAAAATCCCGAGAGTAAGGAAACAGGCTTGGCCCATCTGTGTGAGTTTATCGAGGATTGCGAGCACACCGTACTTGCCACTAAAATCCTCCACCTGCTTGGGAAAGAGGGCCCGCGTACCCCCACCCCCTCCAAATACATCCGTTTCATCTTCAACCGTGTGGTGCTGGAGAGCGAGGCCGTGCGGGCAG CTGCTGTTAGTGCGCTGGCCAAGTTTGGAGCTCAAAACGATGACCTGCTGCCAAGCGTCTTGGTTCTGATGAAGAG GTGTATGATGGACAGTGATGATGAGGTGAGAGACAGAGCCACATTCTACATGAATGTCCTTCAGCAAAAGCAGAAGGCCTTAAATGCCGCTTACATCTTTAATG GTCTGTCCGTATCTGTTCCCGGCCTGGAGAAATCCCTCCACCAGTACACACTGGAGCCCTCTGAGAAACCATTTGACATGAAGACAGTTCCCTTGGCCACGGCACCCATCACCGAACAGAAAACAG AAATCGCACCTGTGGCAACAAGCAAACTTCCTGAAAAGCTTGCACCCTGCCGCCAAGACATTTACCAAG AGCAACTTGCAGCCATCCCAGAATTCCAAGCCCTTGGTCCCCTGTTCAAGTCGTCCGAGCCGGTTCAGTTAACAGAAGCAGAGACGGAGTATGTGGTGCGCTGTATCAAACACGCTTTCACCAATCACATGATCTTCCAGTTCGACTGCACCAACACGCTGAACGACCAGCTGCTGCAGCGGGTTCTGGTCCAGATGGAGCCGTCGGAGGCATATGAGGTGCTAAATTACGTACCTGCACCTAGTCTCCCCTACAGCCAGCCCGGCTCCTGCTACAGTCTGGTCCGGTTACCAGAGGATGACCCCACAGCAG TGTCTTGCACGTTCAGCTGTACAATGAAATATCTGGTCCGGGACTGTGATCCCAACACGGGAGAGCCGGATGATGATGGTTATGATGATGAATATGTG CTGGAAGATTTAGAGGTGACAGTCGCTGACCACATACAGAAAGTGTTAAAACCAAACTTTGGTGCAGCGTGGGATGAGATCGGAGATGATAATGAGAAGGAAGAGACGTTTGCTTTGGCCACAGTCCGAACTTTAGATG AGGCTGTAAATAACATTATCAGCTTCTTGGGCATGCAGCCTTGTGAGCGCTCAGACAAAGTTCCTGAAAACAAGAACTCGCATGTTCTGTTCCTAGCAG GTGTGTTTCGGGGAGGTCATGATGTATTGGTGAGGGCACGTCTGGCTCTGGCTGACGGGGTCACTATGCAGGTGACTGTTAGGAGCACAGATGAGAATGTGGTCGACGTCATCCTGGCTTCTGTCGGCTAA
- the LOC113057038 gene encoding urocortin-3-like produces MWLARTLLALALLCAPVSSLCLPTYDPVSNFLCNNEVFSETNDNGQPANPLVDSLNLLYKSAHSLSSEEPRERRTIPASKYRYLSQTQLRSKLYRNSAKSDRRSQVTLSLDVPTNIMNILFNIAKAKNLRAKADDNARLLAQIGKRK; encoded by the coding sequence ATGTGGCTCGCGCGGACCCTCCTCGCTCTGGCGCTTCTTTGCGCACCGGTATCCAGCCTCTGCTTGCCAACGTACGACCCCGTGTCCAACTTTCTTTGCAACAATGAGGTGTTCTCCGAGACGAATGATAACGGGCAACCAGCAAATCCCCTGGTGGACAGTCTAAACCTCCTGTACAAATCAGCGCACTCGCTTTCCTCCGAGGAACCGCGCGAAAGGAGGACAATACCCGCGTCCAAATACAGATACTTGAGCCAGACGCAGCTCAGGAGTAAACTGTATCGTAATAGTGCGAAGAGCGACCGACGCAGCCAGGTCACTCTGTCCCTTGATGTCCCCACCAACATAATGAACATCCTCTTCAACATTGCCAAAGCCAAGAACCTGCGCGCAAAGGCGGACGACAATGCGCGCTTGCTGGCGCAGATTGGAAAGAGAAAATGA